The Caloenas nicobarica isolate bCalNic1 chromosome 8, bCalNic1.hap1, whole genome shotgun sequence genome contains the following window.
CGCCAAGAGGTGCAGAGATTAAATTCCTTGCAGGAGGCCACGGATCTCTTTAGGAACTTTTCCCTTGGAAAAGCTCGGTAGTAAGGCCTGTGAGTCCATTTGATTCAGGAAGGTTTGGTTCATGAGCACCTATAAAGGAACAGAACTGAGGCAGAAGTGTCCTTAGTGTCACTGGAGGCTACGTCGGATGGATACCCACCACCATTCTGCACGTGCTCCTCCAAGGGAGGAGGGATGGTGGTTATGAAAAGGTCTGTCTTTCTCCTACAAAACCAGCTACTTGCATGCGTGGTGACTGTATTTTGGCCCGAGGATGGAGAGGACTGGAAAGGTGACCCCTCTCCTCCTTATGCCACATCACACAACGTCCTCAGACTGTGCGAAATCCCTCAGCTCCGCGTTTTGGATGAGGTCCTCATACGTGGTGGGGCAGTAGGCTTTGTACAGCTTTTCAACCAGCGTGTTGCTGCCCGCCACCACGGCTCTCCGGTTGCGGTTCATGAAGTTCCACAAGTGGAGCGCGTAGGAGTGGTTGAAATTGGGGCTTTTGTCCCACACCTCGTAGTACCGGCCCCAGGCTGGGTACGGGATGGGGTAGAAACGCTGGGGATTGAGGAAGGAGATGTTCTGGCAGCTGTGGTCCTCGGTGCCTTTGAAATCCGTCAGATTGCAGATGGCCTTGAGCATCCTTGTCATTAAAAAGGGCCCCTGGTTCCCCCAGATGTTCCCGTTGTACTTGAGAACAAAGTTCTCCATGCAGTCCCAGATGAATTTGTGGTGGGCAGGGAAGCCAAAGATCCCGTTGCTGGAAAACCGCGATTTCTGCGCCGCTAGGAAGCTTTCCTCGGGGATGGGCCTGATGGAGATGACGTCTGTGTCCATGTAGATGCCCCCGTACTTCCAAATGAGCGCCAGTCTGCTGGCATCGGAGCTGATGTGGACCCAGTTCTTCTCCTGCTCCGGGACCACCTGCAGAGTTGGAAAGGTGAGACAGCGATGCCGTTGGCAGAGAACGGACCACATCCATCCTTTGGACACAAATGGCCCCATAAAACCACACCTGCAAATGCCCCTGACCACCCTTTCTTTCTCCAGCCACTGAATTTTATTGGAATAAGATAAGGGGGCAGGGCAGAGCAACGCTCCGTTAATATAAATGACTGCAGGAACGTTTCACAGGCGCTTTGATGGAACCTATGACGTTAAATCAATGCTACCATGAATCATTGCTGGCTATTTCAGTGGGACTCAACCCACTGAACACACTCCCGGTTCTTTGAAACAGGCTGGAGTGGATTTTTGGGGCTGTTGGTATttggagtaattttttttttctcggcAGAAGGAAGAGTTTGGAAGAAATattcctgctctgcccagagatGGAGCCAAACAAATTTGACAAAAGCTACTTGTGAGCAGTTCACCGGGAACTTATGTCCAGGGAGGAGCTCGTGAGATCCCACCTTGGGTTTGCATattgcaaaactgaaatttctccCGCGTCTTATCTActgcaggctctgtcagtgtgTGGCAGCATTAACAAACACCCAGATGACTCGGGCAGCACATTTTGTTCAACCAGCTTCTGTCGAGAAACATTACTAAGCGATGTTTTATCAAAACACGTTTGCGATCTATTTTTACCAATGGTTCCTTTGCCAAAAAATCCGATTCTCCagaaagggaggggaaatgCTGATAGTGTGTTCAATAAACAGATAGATGAATACACTGCAAAACATGGCAAAAATGAATCTATTCTGaaccaaaaaattaaaagtgactAATTTCACATAGCCACGCTTGCATTCCTCCATTCTTTTTAAGCCTACTTCAGACCATTTCCCCCCCGCTATTTATAACTATTTTCctatttctccattttccccTTATTATAACTCTCACCTCATTGTACCATTGGAGCAGAGGGGTCTCCTGGAAGACGGTTTCCAtctggagaggaaaaatgaagacattCTTCATAGAAGACAAAAGCGAGAAGGCTGCATAGCTGGAGTTTAAGTCGAAGGCCGTGTCGTTCGTAAGTCCCTTCATGAAGAGGATGATGGGCCGGTCCTGGTAGATCCTGGCAGCAGACTCCACCGAGCAGGACACCAGCGGAGGTGGCTCCAGCCGCTCCGTTGTCTCCAGAAAGATGATGCTTTTGCCGAGGTTCAAGACCTCCTCCGGTGTCAGGAAGTGCTTGGACATAGGCATGTAGGAGAAGAAGCAGCTGGACAGCAGGGAGATCTCGTACAAAATGCCCGAGACGAAGAAGAAGCAGAGGCATATCTGGATTTTCTTCAACATTCTTGCTTTCCCTGGGCCTTTGGGGACATGCCTTGGACATGGATGCTAAGGAGagacaaggaaaagcaaaaaataaatgccagGGTTACTACTTAGCAGGACTGGGAAATGGTAGGAGGTGGCTTTGGATAGTGTAGCATGGAGGGCAGTTTGGTGAAGCTCATGCCTTCACCCCAGGAGACAAGTGTGGCAAGATGCCTCATGGTGCAGAGGGCTCTACCCCAGGGAGTGAAGTGCTGGGGTTCCACCTCCTCAACCCCAGCCAGGCGGGGGGGACCTGGAGAGGTCTTGAAGAAGGGACACACAATTATGTCCCATGGCACATTGGGCTGGCTGAGAGGGAAGGACCAAGGAGAGCAAGGTGAGACAGATGACCTCTCCCATGCCAAGGCAAGGACCCCCAACCCCATCCCTGGGGCAGGCTGGTGGAGCAAACTgttccccagcactgcagcatcATGGCAACGTGTGCTTGTCCATGAGCAGGAGATGTCCAGGGGATCTGAAGAGCAAAATGTGCCGGAGGAATTAGGTGGCCAAAGGGACTGTGAATGCCAGTGAGGGGAAGGTCATGATTAGAGCTTGGGGTGTGTCAGCCAAAGCTAAAGCATTAGCATGGAGGCATCAAAGTCTTCTTCCCAGTCCGCCCCTTCTGCTCACACGTCAACCCTGAAGGCCATGAGGGACTCAGGTCTTGCAGGGTTGGGAGCTGCAGAAGGACCAGAAGCAGATGTCAGCATAGGAAGCAGATGGTTTTGTATAAGCACGGAACTAGGACCTACCTGGATTATAGCTCTGACAAATCCACGTTTCCAGCTTGTTTGCTTGCCATGACGGTGGCAAGCAGGCTTCTTCGAAGCCCAGCTCCTTGGTGAGGACACCCAAACCGTCTGGAGCATGCAAAGGGCTTTCTGAAGGCAGGAGACTGAAGCACGGAGGAAAACTGGCTCTGCTGCCGGCTGAATCCCAATCCCAGAAACAGTTTGGGGCCAACGGGACCCACCTAAAAGGGCAAAGAAGGGGCAGATTTTAGGTGAGACCCATGTCATGCCTACATCAACCCAGCTCCTCATTCCTGGTGTCACCACGACATGAGCCCAGTGAGTTCCTGCCGGTAAGAGACAGGATTGAATCTTATCTTCATTGCACTCTTTGACAGGCTCGTGATACAAGGAAATTCCCTTCCAAGATGCCACCTGGTTGCATCTGAGCAACCACATTTGCCCTGCAGAGACCACGAGCCAGGGGCCAGCGGAGGGGGGACGCTTTGAATGACAACCCCATATCCAAGCGacccctggaagtgtttaaaactTGATTAGTTAAAGGGAATGGGAGTAAATATGGCTCTGTGTGCTTGGTTAATTAATGAGGCACTTTACCATGTCACCCAACCAGAATATAGATAAGTCCACAGTTAACAAACTCGGTGGAAATTCCCCTGCAAGTGCTCGAAGCCGTGGCAGCTCCTTATCCATTTCTCAGAGCTAGATCAAATCGAATTAAATATTAAAGCGGTGCCTGTTCCCATCAGTACGGCTTTCCATGCCGCATAGcccatttttgctgtttttcatcGCCACAGCACCGAGTTTCTCATTACACCCCAGGTTCCTGTGACAGCAGGGGAGAAGATGCCAGGGGTGACGTGGGTGACAATGCTATTTCCACCAGGCACCTGTGTGGCTGTGGGTACGATCTGCTGGACAAAGCCAGCAGGTTTTCAGCCCGCAGAGGAGggaatgctgcttttttaataGCAGTATTAGTGTTTTTCCCTTAGTTTTCCCGCTGTCTTGTGTTGCCCCagcgctttgcagaggagccgCTGCTTCGAGAGGCAGCACCCTGCACCCAGGGCCTCCCTGCAGGTATCAGATTTGAACGGAAGACGGAGAACGGAGAGTAAATAAAAGCGGTTTGGAAATGACATGTTCTCAGTCCCGGAGATAAAGTAGCCCAGGTGCAGCATGAAAGCCTGGTGCTgagcccagcagcagaagcgagatgaaaataaaccacattAACTTGAACTACAAAATTTCCTCCCACGTTCACCTCCTGCCTTTCTCAGCCACGCGCTTCCGACTCAACTCCAGccacttgaaaataaaacagaaggaaaaagttgCCTCCTGGCAGCTCCCTCACCAATCTCAGCTTGGCCAGATTTTcgggcttatttttttttttcccccattcccaAACAGTGCCTGactctgtgtctgtgctgctccAGTGCAGCCCAGGGACTGCAGCTCCTTTGCAATTTCTCAATCTCGATGCCGCTCTCTTGGCAATGCTTGCTCGGAGCGGAAAACCTGGGCTTTGCTTTGATTAGAAATGGGACCACCAGAACGTTCCCATTACCGgattaatatttcttctttgacGGCCTAAAGATCTGATGTCTCAGGTCTTTATGAGCAGCCTAGCAAAGCCGCGCTCGCAATAGTCGTTCAAATTTAAAACAGTCCGAAAggcattttatttgcaaattgtGGGGAGAGAATAAGTAGACACTCCAACAGATACCGGCTCTGTGTACGACATTGTGAAGAGAAATGCGAATCTTCATCGTCTCATTCTGGGaaattgttttgcttggttggttttccAAAACCCCTATGTGGCGAGTTATGAATTCTCATCACATTTGACCTGGAGGCTGCCGTTATCAAAATGTTCACTTCCCTGCTCAAGTTAAAAGGACTGCAGAACcgaatgttaaaaataaatcccagcCACTGAATAGATTACCCTGCTGAGTGGGTTGCTCTTCGGGATGCAGCAGACGGCATGCTGGCTTGATGGCCCATCTTGTAAAGatatttcttttcccagggCAATTTCAGTATTTCAAGTGCAAGATGAAAATGGGTGGGAGACTACAAGAGAGATTACTAGAAATGCAGGCGCTACAGCTCTGTTACTGCCACGCGATAATTCCTCCCCGGTGCCTGTGAGACACGTGAGGCAGCAAGGTAGAGTGGGATTTTTTCAGTAAATGCCACCAAATGGGGTAAATCAACCCGCCGGGGTGCTGGTGGCTCTGGACACCCCCAGCATGTCACAGCCCGGGGTCCCCGCGGTGACAGCTGGGGATCTGTCACCCCCTCCCAGGACAGCCTGTGGGGCACAACCAGCCCCGCAGGGACTCAGGACACCGGCTCAGCTTGCACAGGGACTAAGTCTTCGCCTCATTTGCCAAATGgagcttttttaatttaaaaaaaaaaaaaaaatagcacctGCAGCTTTCAGTTTGCACAGCCCTTTAGTTCAGATCTGGTTGGAGTTTCAGACTATCTGAAGCGAGGTGCCTGCATTACAAATTAACAGGTGGTACACACATCACGGTCCTTCGGCAACGCCAAACTCCACTGTCACTGAATCCTCATCCCCGCAGCCCCTGGGGATCCCTCAAATTCAATTCAGATTCAAGAGAGAGGCTCCCATCCTCTCGTCTTTCTTCCAAGAACCAGTGGGGTTTGCATTTGGATCAGCATCCGTCAGCTGGGTGACTGTCGGTATTTCTCCTGGCAGGGAATGACCCCAAGGCTGTTTGTAAAATGCACGGTACTGCTTGAACCTACATGGGTttactttcatatttttatagaaTCTGCACGAGTAAATTACAGCTATAATCAAGTTCGCGCACATGCGTGCacttaatcatagaatcattttggttggaagagaccctcaaagCCAGTGTCTTCCAGATTTAACACCAGGCGCGTTTGGAAACCtcttccaaaaggaaaacctGCAGAAGAATATATCGTATTCGTCGCAGACTGTAATTAGTGCAGCCTTCCCAACTGGCGCAAGCAAAGGGGCTTCTTACTGCACCGCTTCTCACCTGCTTTCTGATTCCCCGACCTGGCAAGTTGAGAGATAAAGCAAAACTCACCTCTTGGCTGCAAAAAACAGGTGAAGTGTGCGGTCTGTTGGGAAGCAAAGCCAAGCTGGACCCCACTGGAAGGTGTCCCCAGGTGGTGGCGAGTCCTTTGCCTCTGCCAGAGGAGCTGCACTGCCTCTCTGCTATCttctgccctgccagggcttgGAGCAGCCTCATGGCTCGCTCTCCAGCCACTCTGGTGTTTGCATTCTTGGTGCGCTGAGATAAGGCTGAGGAAGGAGCTTGGGCTGTGTTTTCCGAGGAACTCGCAGCACGAGGTCCTTTGGGTGGCCAAACGTGAGCCCCACCGCTGTCATGACGTGAGAGATGGGTGGGACTGAGCCAAGTGGGTGCCAAAAGGCAGATCATTGGAACctttttttggggtgttttacAGCATACTAAGCCTTTTCTCTTTGTATTAT
Protein-coding sequences here:
- the A4GNT gene encoding alpha-1,4-N-acetylglucosaminyltransferase; its protein translation is MLQTVWVSSPRSWASKKPACHRHGKQTSWKRGFVRAIIQHPCPRHVPKGPGKARMLKKIQICLCFFFVSGILYEISLLSSCFFSYMPMSKHFLTPEEVLNLGKSIIFLETTERLEPPPLVSCSVESAARIYQDRPIILFMKGLTNDTAFDLNSSYAAFSLLSSMKNVFIFPLQMETVFQETPLLQWYNEVVPEQEKNWVHISSDASRLALIWKYGGIYMDTDVISIRPIPEESFLAAQKSRFSSNGIFGFPAHHKFIWDCMENFVLKYNGNIWGNQGPFLMTRMLKAICNLTDFKGTEDHSCQNISFLNPQRFYPIPYPAWGRYYEVWDKSPNFNHSYALHLWNFMNRNRRAVVAGSNTLVEKLYKAYCPTTYEDLIQNAELRDFAQSEDVV